The Fusarium fujikuroi IMI 58289 draft genome, chromosome FFUJ_chr05 DNA segment TATTCTTACCAGGTGAAGCAACGATGCTACCATGGCCAGTTGAGTAGATTGGAATCTCGCTATCAGAGTCTTGCGATAGGATAGGATTGTTGGCAGATTTTCGGAATGGACCAAATGGGGACTTTGCAGTTGCGAAGCCAACGCCGTAGTTGGATGCTTCGTAGTTATTGGCGCTGTATAACAGAAGGTAAACAGGCTCTGAATCGGATTTACCAGTTCTCGTGATGATAGTGCTCCCCTCAGCCCAACGACGATCTTTCTTCGTGCCGTTGAACCGTTGATAGTCGTCAACATGGAAGTTCTCCCAATCTTGCGGATCAGCGCCGTAGGAAATCACAGTCTTCCAGCCGTCTTTGCGAGGCGGTGATCCAATTTCACCAGTGCCATTGTAAGCGGTGATGTTAGAAGGAAGTTTTGGAGCATTCGGGGCATGGAAGTTCCTCTGCGTGGCAATGATTTGTGGCATGGTTAATGCATTTGGATCATCCCACCAAGCGCGTTCCATCTCGACTACGATGATATTCGACTCCTCGATGTACTTGCCCAGCTTGCTATCCCAATTCCAGTTTCGGTACGCATTCCGTGAGAGATACAGATAAATGCGCTTATCCGTGTCAAAGAAGATATTGACATCAATGGTGGGGATATACGTTCCCTTCGGCGCTGTCTGGCCCCCTGCAAGACTCTGCGGTGGCAGCATCTGCTTCTCGtccatgatgaggttgacatCGTGATAGTCGGGATCGAACGGGTAGTATTCAATCGGCTTAGACTCGATTTCCCTAAACGGTCCCGTCGGATAACGAGCGACAGCCACGCCAATCTTAGACGGCTCTTCAAAGTCCGAGTATCGGAAGTAATCCTTGGTCAAGTCCTCCCGCAACCGGCCAGCATAGAAGAAAAAGTACCATCCAGTTTGCTCATTGTAGTATATCTCGGGAGCCCAGTACCAGTCACGCGCCCAGCAGGCCTGGCCACCTTCGATGGGGTTCATGCCATCATCGTAGCACGCTTTCAGAACGCCACCGGGATATTTGTGCCAAGTTGACAGATCAGGACTGCTGTAAATGGCGAAGAGACTTCCTGGGTCTGCTCCCTCTGTAGAATAGGCATAGTATTGATTTGTTTTGTAGTCCCACATCACATAAGGATCGGCGCCGGGGTGATTTGCCGAATTGTGAAACTGTGGTGGCTTTGAAGCCAGCGAGGATGCGCAAAGGCACGCGATGATACTTGAAACCTTCATTTTTCCAGGCGCATCATGATAAGATTATGCGGAAAAGAAGCGGAGATTGCAATTGACGACGGGTTTATAAActatcttgttcttgatgtcatTGCCTTTCCCCTCTTTACTATGTAACCTAAAGCCTGCATCGGTCCGAGCAGGAGTGTCATCCTTGATCGGCCTCGGTGTAATACGGGGCGAGTCTTTATAACTATCTTCTGAAGCCATCATCAGCTGGAAAATAACAGGCGTCCTGTGGTTCTGAACCGTTGAAAATCTCAACGACTGAATTGAATTCAACGGCACAGTAATTAAGCAGCGAGACTCCCATGCAACCCCGAAGGCCAGGTTGATCGAGTGATGGACCGGCATTCCAGTATCAACATCATGACGTTTTATTCTCCACACAAGCTCAAATAGCCTAAATTCTGGGGCCGTGTCTAGTCTGCGCAACCGAGTCACACTTCTCGCACGAGTCAAGGTCAAGGGGAATGGCATTCATCGTTGGAGGCTTGCATATGTTCCGTGGTGTTCTCGCCGTTGTCCTCGTGTTTGTGGCGGTGGTCCAGTCTTTGACAGGTAAACTCTAAGCATCACATTCCGACAATCAGGTTTCTATGATGGCGAGAGTTCATGGCCCTTTTGTTAGGCTGGCCGGGAAACGAATTAGGCTCGGCCAAGACTAGGTTGCGAGATTTTGAAAAGCTGGAAGagattggtgatggtgttgagtgaTACGCAAGATGGGATATTCTGAGATCTCAATTCCGATCCTATGGGTCTACTAAGTCCGGGTAGATGTCCCGTCCGCCGGCGCATCTGAGACATCCCGTCCGATCGCAGACTACCATCTGAGGATCGATATCTGTCTCAGTCATGAAGCTCAGCCAGCCGTGAAACTGGCAACAATGATCCAGAATCTCTTGGACCTTGGCAGTCACGCAAACACAATCCTATTCTTAGCACCGCAGCATGGCAATCCTTAATCTTCCGATAATAACTTTTCCCTCACAATCTCTGGAATGACGGTTCAAATAGTTCCAACTCCTTCTAACGTAAGCCCATGGCTGAGGAGCTTGGGCCAGAGGGACACATCATCACCCGTTCAACCACTGTAGCTGCAGTTATACGGACCGGTCCGCATTCCAGGCTTTGTgttctcatgatgatgaggagaatTTGTGATCATCGTGGCTTCAACTGAAACTAAACGGGCTTGCAGGACCAAGAAAACCAGGATTTGAATGAAAACAAATAACGATATCAGAGCCTTGCATGAACGAAAAACCAAGAAATTCAAAAGTGAATTGGTGAATTGGTGAATTGGTATGGATCTGCAAGACTATCACTCGTTGCTTGTCCCGCATAGTCCGCATTTGGTATCGTGTCAGTTGACTTTCACAAACTCTACGTAGCCCCAAGACGAGGCTGAACGTTTTCAGACTGTAGCTGACGCGGTTCAGTTTGTGATTGGCGATTAGGATATTAAGTTTGCCGAGTGAGGCTTTGTATCAGCCCCAAAACCAACAGTTCTATGATGCTCGGTTACGGGCTACGATCCGGTGATTTTCCAAGCTGGAGTGTATACGGTAGAAATCGCTCGTATTGTGGTCAGAGGGGGTGCCAGTGAGAATTATAAAGCCAGGGGCCGTATCTTCGCAAAACCAAGTGTTTCAAAGTAACTCAAGTGAAGACTGCAGTACCTTGAGAAAGCAGCAACATGTCTTCGTTTCAGATTTTGTCTCTTATCACGGCAGCTACTTCTGTTGTAGCACTTGCTGGGACACCAAACTTCGACGCTGGTAGCCGCCGAGGCTCATGCTATGATGATGCTGCAGTTGAAGACACCTGCTGCTATTCATCACCTGCGAGGGTGGTTCAGACTCAAGTCTGGGATACACGACCAGTCACTGGGCCTTTAGGTGAGTCTCTGTCCCCAGTATAAACAAATCAGCTGTGTctaacttcttcttcagactCCTGGACTGTTGGTGGACTCTGGCCAATTCACAACGACGGCTCCCTCCCTACCCACTGCGATACCAACCGCACATACACAAACATCACGCAGATCCTTTACCATGCCGGCGCTGAAGATACCATTGACTATATGAGCAAGCTCTGGGAGTCACCTGGTGGTGATAACGATGAGCTCTGGCAAGATCAATGGGCTAAGCATGGCACATGCTTCAGCAGCTTGAGCCCGGAGTGCTTCAGCCACTATGAAGTCTCCGAAGAAGCAGCCCCTTACTTCCAAAAAGCCATGTCTCTCCACAAGAGGCTGCCGACATATGAATGGCTTCGTGACGACGGCATTATTCCTTCATATTCCATGTTTTATCGGCTTTCTGATATCCAAGATACACTTGaggatcatcatggctcccgCGTGTCACTTCGCTGCGCTGGACAAAGAATAAGGACGATTGGGTATCACTTCAATGTGACAGGCACTCTACAAGATGGCGTCTTTACTGACTCAGGTGCTTTCGGCGATTTGGGAGATTGTCCAGAGCTGGTATTGTATGAACCAAAAGGGGAAACCAAGAAGGCAATCTTTAACTTTGAGACGTTTCATCCGCATACTGCTGCGGACGTGGAGGACCTTTAGTTTAGTTCATGAGAATACTTCACCCTAGGTAGCTTAGATAacattttaataaattacgTATGTCAACACATACACTACCTGAAACTAGCAGCTAGCTAAATACCGTTTGCCAGTTCTTGATTGTTCTTTTTGACGTGATCTGCCAAGGACATAGTTCAAGATTACGGGCAACTTCTTGCCTTCGTCGAGACTTGTTCCGACCAAAGGCCAGGCTTTGAGGTTGATCGAGTATACAGATGTAAGTCAAATATGGAGCACTCTATATCAGGATCACGGAATGTGGGCAATGAAGGCCAGCTCAGCTACTCAATCCACAGCAAACATACCCCAGTTTACAATATCTCCGAAACATCACCATCGGATTATCGGCCTGCTCAGTCAAATATCTCCACCAGTCACAACCTCAAAACCTATTGTTTCACCCAAACAACGCTAACAGACCCAGATAATATCCATGCATGTTTTAAGCCGCGTATAAATACGACAGCTgccgttgagcttgagccaCTCTATCCTTGCTAGAATTGGCCAAGGGGCGAGCGCTCCACCAAGAGAATCATGGATATCTCCACTATGGCATGTTTCGAAAACACGTCTTCAATTTCTTTGAAACAAAGGAGAGAAATTGTCGTATATAAAAGCTTTGGATATCTTGGAGCTACAATCTTATCTTGACTCTGCCAGACTATCAATCTCTTGTCGCCAAGACCTCAACCCCTCATATCATTCATCATGTATCCTCTCACTACACTAGCTTCAGTCCTTGCCATTGCAGGCGTCGCTACTGCTACTCTCGAGCCTGCACAGAGCAACACCAAGGGCAAATACCCCAAGAGCCCACCATGCTCTCGTACGTCACCCTCATTCCCGTTGATATCCCATACTAACGCTACAGCCAGCATCGAAGACCTCAAACGCCATCCAGGCCGCTGAGTGCGCCTACAACACCCGTGTCTCTGGCCAGCAGAcctttgccatcttcaaggtCGATCACCAGTATGATGCCAACAACGGCGCTCCTTACGGCACCTGTGAAGCTTATGAATGCGATGCTCCCACTTCCGATGAGCTCACTGCTGATGCGGATTACTGGACCTTTTTCTGGAAGTAAGTGCTGTAAAATAAATCTTTATGATGCAGATCTAACGATTACTAGCGACAATGGAGAGTCTTCTGGAGTTGGTACAACCTGTATCAAGGATCCCAATGATGGAACATGTGGCTGCGAGAACTCTGACGGGACTTTTGTTCATGGCGGAACGAACTGCAAATAGACTGTCAATCCCGAAGCAAGACTCACATCGCTAGGATGGTTGAAGTATCGTCTTGAACCGGTAAAGAGATCGGGAACTTCTTAGTATATACCCTGTCCATTAATAAATGATATATAAGCCTCTTTTCAAAATCTTTCATGGATACAAGGGCCCAAGTGCGCGCTGCTGTAGTGAGTGGCCAGTGCCTAGTCCCTAATGTGGTATTTCTTTCgtggaaggaaaagaaattGCAAACCTTCGAATGTCATTTTCACATACACATAATAAGCTCTAATGGTTCAAAGCATGGGGCTGTACGGCCTATCAACGTTGACAGTTTCA contains these protein-coding regions:
- a CDS encoding related to ribonucleases, giving the protein MSSFQILSLITAATSVVALAGTPNFDAGSRRGSCYDDAAVEDTCCYSSPARVVQTQVWDTRPVTGPLDSWTVGGLWPIHNDGSLPTHCDTNRTYTNITQILYHAGAEDTIDYMSKLWESPGGDNDELWQDQWAKHGTCFSSLSPECFSHYEVSEEAAPYFQKAMSLHKRLPTYEWLRDDGIIPSYSMFYRLSDIQDTLEDHHGSRVSLRCAGQRIRTIGYHFNVTGTLQDGVFTDSGAFGDLGDCPELVLYEPKGETKKAIFNFETFHPHTAADVEDL